In Methanofollis sp., a single window of DNA contains:
- a CDS encoding methionine synthase: MNFISKVLPTTVVGSYPVVKAGGLRSLLDPLHGAVETAVADQIRAGVDIISDGQVRGDMITAFVSRLPGIRGQSVIGRIEPPDKPLTVADTKYTLSKHPKVKGIITGPSTLAHGLRIETPAYRGRDEVVLDLAQALATEARALEAAGVTMIQIDEPIFSTGAADLGVGRQAVDLITSVLRIPSCLHVCGNLESAIDDILKIQVSVLDFEFSENRENLEILSTKDLKGRPVGYGCVASADPGVESMEAIEKRIERGIDVFGAENMLIDPDCGLRMLERDVAYGKLSAMVKAAAVLRAEY; encoded by the coding sequence ATGAACTTTATCTCGAAGGTCCTGCCGACCACGGTCGTCGGGAGTTACCCGGTCGTCAAGGCCGGGGGGCTCCGCTCTCTCCTCGACCCCCTGCACGGGGCTGTCGAGACAGCGGTCGCCGACCAGATCCGCGCCGGCGTCGATATCATCTCGGACGGCCAGGTGCGGGGCGACATGATCACGGCGTTCGTCTCCCGTCTGCCCGGCATCAGGGGCCAGAGCGTCATCGGCAGGATCGAGCCCCCTGACAAACCCCTCACCGTCGCGGACACGAAATATACCCTCTCGAAGCACCCGAAGGTGAAGGGGATCATCACCGGCCCCTCGACCCTGGCCCATGGCCTGCGGATCGAGACGCCGGCGTACAGGGGGCGGGACGAGGTGGTCCTGGACCTTGCGCAGGCCCTTGCCACGGAGGCGCGGGCCCTCGAAGCGGCTGGCGTGACGATGATCCAGATCGACGAACCGATCTTCTCCACCGGCGCCGCCGACCTCGGCGTCGGCAGACAGGCGGTGGACCTGATCACCTCGGTGCTCCGCATCCCTTCCTGTCTCCATGTCTGCGGGAACCTCGAGAGTGCGATCGACGACATCCTGAAGATCCAGGTCTCTGTCCTTGACTTCGAGTTCTCCGAAAACAGGGAGAACCTCGAAATCCTCTCGACGAAGGATCTGAAAGGGAGGCCGGTCGGCTACGGCTGCGTCGCCTCCGCCGATCCAGGCGTCGAGAGCATGGAAGCGATCGAGAAGAGGATCGAACGGGGTATCGACGTCTTCGGCGCCGAGAACATGCTCATCGACCCTGACTGCGGCCTCAGGATGCTTGAGAGGGATGTGGCCTACGGGAAACTCTC
- the aspS gene encoding aspartate--tRNA(Asn) ligase — protein sequence MRIPINEVTPETGRAEVAGWVHEIRDLGGLTFFLIRDRTGIIQVTVVKKKASEAVLQAAKAVSRESIVRVSGTVKAIEKAPGGRELTPETFEIVSLCESPLPLDVVEKVPADLDTRLDARFLDVRKPRVAAIFKIRSAVTAATYEFFSKRGYYNITSPKVVAAATEGGTELFPIAYFEKEAFLNQSPQLYKQMMMAAGFEKVFEVGPIFRAEEHNTVRHLNEATSIDVEVSFADHNDVMKVLEDLVSHQYATVAETCSDALSDLGVEFEVPKAPFPRIPYADAIDIAAKKIDEPIAYGDDLSTPSERAIGEEMGEHYFIVDWPSAIRPYYAMPYEDDPSICKAFDMMHPRMELSSGAQRVHQYDLLVDQIKAKGLSPESFEFYLQPFRYGMPPHAGWGMGMERLIMTMLGLQNIREAVLFPRDRHRVVP from the coding sequence ATGCGCATTCCCATCAACGAGGTAACTCCCGAAACAGGGCGTGCCGAGGTTGCCGGCTGGGTCCACGAGATCCGGGACCTTGGCGGGCTCACCTTCTTCCTGATCCGCGACCGGACCGGGATCATCCAGGTCACTGTCGTCAAGAAGAAGGCATCCGAAGCCGTTCTCCAGGCCGCGAAGGCTGTCTCCCGCGAATCGATCGTCCGCGTCAGCGGGACAGTGAAGGCGATCGAGAAGGCGCCGGGCGGCCGCGAGCTCACCCCCGAGACCTTCGAGATCGTCTCCCTCTGCGAGAGCCCCCTGCCCCTCGACGTCGTCGAGAAGGTGCCGGCCGACCTCGACACCAGGCTCGACGCCCGGTTCCTCGATGTCAGGAAACCCAGGGTCGCCGCGATCTTCAAGATCAGGAGCGCGGTCACCGCCGCCACCTACGAGTTCTTCTCGAAGCGCGGCTATTACAATATCACCTCCCCGAAGGTCGTCGCCGCGGCGACCGAGGGCGGCACAGAACTTTTCCCGATCGCCTACTTCGAGAAGGAGGCCTTCCTCAACCAGAGCCCGCAGCTCTACAAGCAGATGATGATGGCCGCCGGTTTCGAGAAGGTCTTCGAAGTCGGGCCGATCTTCAGGGCCGAGGAGCACAACACGGTCAGGCACCTCAACGAGGCGACGTCCATCGATGTCGAGGTTTCGTTTGCCGACCACAACGACGTCATGAAGGTCCTCGAAGACCTTGTCTCCCACCAGTACGCCACCGTCGCGGAGACCTGCTCCGACGCTCTCTCCGACCTCGGCGTCGAGTTCGAGGTCCCGAAGGCGCCCTTCCCCCGCATCCCGTACGCAGATGCGATCGACATCGCGGCGAAGAAGATCGACGAACCGATCGCCTACGGCGACGACCTCTCCACTCCGTCTGAGAGGGCGATCGGCGAGGAGATGGGCGAGCACTACTTCATCGTGGACTGGCCGAGTGCGATCAGGCCGTACTACGCGATGCCGTACGAGGACGACCCGTCCATCTGCAAGGCCTTCGACATGATGCACCCGCGTATGGAACTCTCCTCGGGCGCCCAGCGTGTCCACCAGTACGACCTCCTGGTCGACCAGATCAAGGCAAAAGGATTAAGTCCGGAGAGCTTCGAGTTCTACCTCCAGCCCTTCAGGTACGGCATGCCACCCCACGCAGGCTGGGGCATGGGCATGGAGCGGCTGATCATGACGATGCTCGGTCTCCAGAACATCAGAGAGGCCGTGCTCTTCCCGCGTGACAGGCACAGAGTCGTCCCATGA